From one Novipirellula galeiformis genomic stretch:
- a CDS encoding sialidase family protein, translating into MRLHCSASIFALSIATCLVAATAHGQQATPQGVAPGIEKPLRISPRPENGRNSEGDFIQLKDGRLLLVYTKFIGTGDHAPAELVARHSTDGGETWSEEDMPILSRKSGETNLMSVSLLRLQDDRIALFYALKYVGPPGTKYSQLDHIVMRTSADEGATWSEPTYVVPKDQPGYRVLNNDRVIQLKSGRLVVPLAVHYLPGWSGWRNSAQIVCYLSDDNGKTWRASTSTLESELLAQEPGVVELKNDELMIFCRSRDCQLVSHSKDGGETWSALQRSNIAQPATSPASIERIPSTGDLLLVWNNGDDPLAAVKPTGRRPFTAAISKDEGATWQHMRNIGTDPQGWYCYTAIEFVGDHVVLGHCEYPGLNSLQITRFPVTWLYQSSDAAE; encoded by the coding sequence ATGCGACTTCACTGCTCAGCTTCGATTTTTGCCCTATCCATCGCGACTTGCCTTGTGGCCGCGACCGCTCACGGCCAACAGGCAACGCCACAAGGCGTGGCCCCAGGGATCGAAAAACCACTGCGGATTTCCCCCCGACCTGAAAATGGCCGGAACAGCGAGGGAGATTTTATCCAACTCAAAGACGGACGACTTTTGCTCGTTTACACGAAGTTCATCGGTACCGGCGATCACGCTCCCGCCGAACTCGTGGCACGGCACTCCACAGACGGTGGCGAGACGTGGAGCGAAGAGGATATGCCGATTCTCTCACGAAAGTCGGGCGAGACGAACTTGATGTCGGTTTCACTGCTGCGTCTGCAAGATGACCGGATCGCACTGTTTTATGCCCTAAAATATGTGGGTCCGCCGGGAACAAAGTATTCACAACTGGATCATATCGTGATGCGCACCAGCGCTGACGAAGGGGCGACATGGTCGGAGCCGACCTACGTAGTGCCGAAAGACCAACCGGGCTATCGCGTACTCAACAATGACCGCGTGATCCAGCTGAAGTCTGGTCGGCTGGTGGTGCCACTGGCCGTTCACTATCTACCAGGTTGGTCGGGGTGGCGGAACTCGGCGCAGATCGTTTGTTACCTATCCGATGACAATGGCAAGACATGGCGCGCGAGCACCAGCACGCTGGAATCCGAACTACTGGCTCAGGAACCCGGCGTGGTGGAATTAAAGAATGACGAATTGATGATCTTCTGTCGCAGCCGTGATTGCCAGCTCGTCTCGCATTCCAAAGATGGTGGCGAGACGTGGTCCGCGCTGCAGCGATCGAACATCGCTCAACCAGCCACCTCGCCGGCTTCGATCGAACGAATCCCATCAACCGGTGATTTGCTATTGGTGTGGAATAATGGCGACGACCCACTGGCCGCCGTCAAGCCGACCGGCCGTCGCCCATTTACAGCGGCGATCTCTAAAGATGAAGGTGCCACGTGGCAGCACATGCGGAACATCGGCACCGATCCACAGGGTTGGTATTGCTACACGGCGATCGAGTTCGTTGG
- a CDS encoding RidA family protein produces the protein MSNSQVSYPRDADTPVSHLPFSPCVVVGNLVFVSGQASVDKTGKIISGDIESEFRRSIENVEAVLKTAGTDLAHVVQTRNYVREESDLAKYNELYAEYFKDPKPARTTIVKCLGDNLRYEVECIAVLPE, from the coding sequence ATGTCCAATTCCCAGGTTTCTTATCCTCGCGACGCCGACACGCCGGTTTCCCACCTACCATTCAGTCCGTGTGTCGTCGTTGGCAATCTCGTTTTTGTCTCCGGCCAGGCATCCGTCGACAAGACCGGCAAGATCATCTCGGGTGACATCGAAAGCGAATTCCGCCGATCGATAGAAAACGTGGAAGCCGTTTTGAAGACGGCCGGTACGGATTTGGCCCACGTGGTTCAAACTCGCAATTACGTTCGCGAGGAAAGCGACTTGGCGAAATACAACGAGTTGTACGCCGAGTATTTCAAAGATCCGAAACCCGCGCGCACGACGATCGTGAAGTGCTTAGGCGACAACCTTCGCTATGAAGTCGAATGCATCGCCGTCCTACCGGAATGA
- a CDS encoding MFS transporter, whose protein sequence is MPDDLNSPEHFRATAGEPVPDAHDADLSELARKLPDAGGRATTVRYRVIGVSVLMAFILYLDRVCLGEIVKLEMFLADFSGDATGVEMDQDVLRARIGDTLAAFFWTYASFQIPAGWASDRFGARKMLTFYIAAWSLMTIATGLAATLTGLLFARLALGLAQAGAYPTSGGVIRRWFRTENRSIASGWVSMGGRIGGAVAPVLTVFAANQIGSWRIVLGIYGIVGLATAAIYYWVVRERPSEHPDVNEAEAKWIGSPADDHRSEVGDILPMLWACCLSRTLWLNSIVQFATNVGWAFLITWLPTYLIDRGLSEFNGGVLLTIILGVGIPAQLIGGWIGDWCVIRYGIRWGRVLPVAVSSMIAGLAYVACIGFDQVWMVVTCFAIVSFMTDVKNPPFWALIQDIGGRNTSGIFAWSNMWGNFGAALTSSVLPRLATLGASMGYGNGDSFMFVFLGGAFFLSGIAVLGMDATKLVQPPRDADSGASS, encoded by the coding sequence ATGCCTGACGATCTAAATTCACCGGAACATTTCAGGGCCACCGCCGGTGAACCCGTTCCCGACGCCCACGATGCCGATTTGTCCGAACTTGCTCGCAAGCTGCCCGATGCTGGCGGACGCGCGACCACCGTCCGGTACCGCGTCATCGGTGTCAGCGTGTTGATGGCGTTCATCCTCTATCTGGACCGCGTTTGCCTGGGAGAGATCGTCAAGCTGGAGATGTTTCTGGCAGATTTTAGCGGCGATGCCACGGGCGTCGAGATGGACCAGGATGTGTTGCGGGCTCGAATCGGTGACACCTTGGCGGCCTTCTTCTGGACCTACGCTAGCTTTCAAATCCCAGCGGGTTGGGCCAGCGATCGGTTCGGCGCCCGCAAGATGTTAACCTTCTACATCGCAGCTTGGTCGCTGATGACAATTGCGACCGGGTTAGCCGCCACGTTGACCGGGCTATTGTTCGCTCGCTTGGCATTGGGGCTGGCCCAGGCAGGTGCATACCCGACATCGGGCGGCGTGATCCGCCGCTGGTTTCGAACCGAGAACCGCTCCATTGCCAGCGGTTGGGTGTCGATGGGCGGACGTATTGGCGGTGCCGTTGCGCCGGTGCTGACCGTTTTCGCGGCCAACCAAATTGGATCGTGGCGAATCGTCCTCGGCATCTACGGGATCGTCGGCTTGGCCACCGCGGCGATCTACTACTGGGTTGTGCGAGAACGCCCCTCCGAACACCCGGACGTCAATGAAGCCGAAGCGAAATGGATCGGATCGCCTGCAGACGACCATCGCAGCGAAGTCGGCGACATTTTGCCGATGCTGTGGGCTTGTTGCCTCAGCCGAACATTGTGGTTGAATTCAATCGTTCAGTTTGCGACGAACGTGGGCTGGGCATTTCTGATCACGTGGCTGCCAACCTATTTGATCGACCGCGGGCTCAGCGAGTTCAACGGCGGGGTGCTGCTGACGATTATATTGGGTGTCGGAATTCCAGCCCAATTGATCGGCGGATGGATCGGCGATTGGTGCGTGATCCGCTACGGAATCCGTTGGGGCCGTGTGCTGCCGGTCGCCGTAAGCAGCATGATCGCGGGACTCGCGTACGTCGCCTGCATCGGGTTCGATCAAGTTTGGATGGTGGTGACCTGTTTTGCGATCGTTTCGTTCATGACGGATGTCAAGAACCCACCGTTCTGGGCACTGATTCAAGACATTGGTGGCCGCAATACGTCAGGGATCTTCGCGTGGTCCAACATGTGGGGCAACTTTGGCGCGGCATTGACGTCATCGGTGCTGCCAAGATTAGCGACACTCGGTGCCAGCATGGGGTACGGCAATGGCGATTCGTTCATGTTTGTATTCCTGGGCGGCGCCTTCTTTTTGTCCGGCATCGCGGTGCTGGGGATGGACGCTACCAAACTAGTACAGCCGCCTCGGGACGCCGACTCCGGAGCATCCTCTTGA
- a CDS encoding D-TA family PLP-dependent enzyme, with the protein MSAWYEVSNINDVPSPSVLVYPDRIDFNLQMMIDQAGDVRKLRPHVKTHKLPQVVRMKLSHGITKFKTSTIAEAEMVAIEGGPDVMLAYQPVGPNVPRLIKLIQTYPQTRFAALVDCVDCLDVIAAAAVAANISVPLFVDLNVGMDRSGIVPGDEAFDLFMRIASLDGVEAAGLHAYDGHVHDSDPNALEAKIQAAFAPVWRLKESIENAGMSAGTMVVSGTPTSFSMAHRHDVEVGAGTSVLWDTGQPKISPDLNFQNAAVLISRVISHPTPNRICVDLGHKAVASEFDHPRVTFLGLDNASAVMHSEEHLVLEVDDAQAYPVGTVLYGLPRHVCPTMALHQQAWCVREGRAVETWPITARARCLTI; encoded by the coding sequence ATGTCGGCTTGGTACGAAGTCTCCAACATCAACGATGTTCCGTCACCCTCGGTTTTAGTTTATCCCGATCGCATCGATTTCAATTTGCAAATGATGATCGATCAGGCTGGCGACGTTCGCAAACTTCGTCCCCATGTTAAAACCCACAAATTGCCCCAGGTCGTGCGAATGAAGTTGTCGCACGGCATCACGAAGTTCAAGACTTCGACGATCGCCGAGGCGGAAATGGTGGCAATCGAAGGTGGTCCCGATGTGATGTTGGCCTACCAACCCGTTGGCCCCAACGTGCCAAGGCTGATTAAGCTGATTCAGACGTATCCACAAACGCGGTTCGCGGCGCTGGTGGATTGTGTTGATTGCTTAGACGTGATCGCGGCGGCGGCGGTCGCAGCCAACATATCGGTGCCATTATTCGTCGACTTGAATGTCGGCATGGACCGCAGCGGAATCGTGCCTGGGGATGAAGCGTTTGATTTATTCATGCGGATCGCGTCCCTCGATGGCGTCGAAGCCGCCGGACTTCACGCTTACGATGGGCACGTGCACGACTCCGATCCGAACGCGTTGGAGGCGAAGATTCAAGCGGCGTTCGCCCCCGTCTGGCGATTGAAGGAATCGATCGAAAACGCTGGAATGTCAGCCGGAACCATGGTCGTCTCGGGCACGCCGACTTCGTTTTCGATGGCACACCGGCATGACGTCGAAGTGGGCGCTGGCACGTCGGTGCTGTGGGACACAGGCCAACCCAAAATTTCTCCTGATCTGAATTTTCAAAACGCGGCTGTGTTGATTTCGCGAGTCATCAGCCACCCCACGCCCAACCGGATCTGCGTCGACCTGGGGCACAAAGCGGTTGCCTCGGAGTTCGATCATCCCCGCGTCACCTTCCTTGGACTCGACAACGCGTCGGCGGTGATGCACAGCGAAGAGCACTTGGTGCTCGAAGTCGACGACGCCCAGGCCTATCCCGTAGGCACGGTGTTGTATGGACTGCCGCGACACGTCTGCCCCACGATGGCACTGCATCAACAGGCATGGTGTGTTCGCGAAGGTCGCGCAGTTGAAACTTGGCCGATCACCGCGAGAGCTCGATGCCTGACGATCTAA
- a CDS encoding M81 family metallopeptidase yields MIPTKSDSITNTRPRVLIAGLFHESHTFVEGPTRWSEMTVYRDDELLKLSGDASPMGGVLEFAAAEGWDALPTIYAATTPGPTLDDDVLENFWSEFQQRAVRFGSDSRELASPGIDGIFLVLHGASVSRSVADVEGELLARIRGLEGFETLPIFGVYDLHANFSDAMAKHSNCLVGYRENPHTDARESSIRAAKLLSQSLQTGVRPRQIVSRPGIVWPPTGTATASKPMSTLLTRARQLERDHPDFLAVSVNAGFSFADTADTGVSFLISTAGDLQETQPAIESLHALAFENASVGNATDEPIAAVMEQLEQLKKLGQLDGLTLLIEPSDNVGGGAPGSGITMLRVLIEAGYTGIGVCLWDPPAVDAASQAKPGDVMTLQLGGRGSSLLDPPINLQCELLHFGDGVFELEDKQSHLASCVGDHFDMGQVAVVRATDPNMSGGEAIILLTTLRTPPMDLGSWRHVGIDPESFSVMPIKAAVSHRQAYDPIAKRQFWVDTPGPCSSRLESFAFQNLTRPIYPLDPLAEVIGNRPNG; encoded by the coding sequence ATGATTCCTACTAAAAGTGATTCGATAACGAACACACGGCCCCGCGTCTTGATCGCTGGCCTTTTCCACGAGTCACACACGTTCGTGGAAGGGCCGACGCGATGGAGCGAGATGACGGTCTACCGCGATGATGAACTGCTCAAGCTCAGCGGCGACGCGTCCCCGATGGGTGGAGTCCTGGAGTTTGCCGCCGCGGAAGGCTGGGACGCGCTGCCGACGATCTACGCCGCGACCACGCCGGGCCCAACGCTCGATGACGACGTCTTAGAAAACTTCTGGTCGGAGTTTCAACAGCGGGCTGTGCGGTTCGGTTCCGATTCACGTGAGCTTGCGTCGCCTGGGATCGATGGCATCTTCCTTGTACTCCATGGCGCATCGGTGTCGCGTTCGGTTGCCGATGTCGAAGGGGAACTGCTAGCCCGAATCCGCGGCCTCGAGGGCTTCGAAACGCTACCCATCTTTGGCGTGTACGATCTTCACGCGAACTTTTCCGATGCGATGGCAAAGCACTCCAATTGTCTGGTGGGCTACCGAGAGAACCCCCACACCGACGCACGGGAGTCATCGATTCGGGCGGCGAAGCTACTCAGCCAATCATTGCAAACGGGCGTCCGCCCGCGTCAAATCGTGTCACGCCCAGGCATCGTTTGGCCGCCGACGGGGACCGCGACGGCCAGCAAACCGATGTCCACATTGTTGACGAGGGCACGCCAACTCGAGCGAGATCACCCCGACTTCTTGGCGGTCAGCGTTAACGCGGGGTTCTCTTTTGCCGACACAGCCGATACCGGCGTTTCGTTCTTGATTTCCACTGCTGGCGATCTTCAGGAAACGCAACCCGCGATCGAATCCCTCCATGCCCTAGCGTTTGAGAACGCGTCCGTTGGCAACGCGACCGACGAACCGATAGCAGCGGTGATGGAGCAACTAGAGCAGTTAAAAAAACTCGGCCAACTCGATGGTTTAACATTACTGATCGAGCCCTCCGATAACGTTGGCGGCGGCGCGCCGGGCAGCGGTATCACGATGCTCCGTGTTTTGATCGAAGCTGGCTACACCGGCATTGGCGTCTGCTTGTGGGACCCGCCGGCCGTCGATGCTGCCTCGCAAGCAAAGCCTGGAGACGTGATGACGCTCCAGCTCGGCGGTCGCGGCAGCAGCCTACTCGACCCTCCAATCAATCTCCAGTGCGAATTACTGCATTTCGGTGACGGCGTGTTTGAATTAGAGGACAAGCAAAGTCATTTGGCATCCTGCGTCGGCGACCATTTCGACATGGGCCAAGTTGCCGTCGTTCGCGCGACCGACCCAAACATGTCTGGCGGCGAGGCAATCATCTTGTTGACCACCCTCCGCACTCCACCGATGGATTTGGGCTCATGGCGACACGTCGGAATCGACCCAGAATCTTTTTCGGTCATGCCAATCAAGGCGGCGGTCTCCCACCGCCAGGCCTACGATCCGATCGCCAAACGTCAGTTTTGGGTTGATACTCCGGGGCCATGTTCCTCGCGATTGGAGTCCTTTGCGTTTCAAAATTTAACCCGCCCGATTTATCCACTCGATCCACTCGCCGAAGTGATCGGCAACCGCCCAAACGGCTGA